CCCCAAACCGGGGGCCGAGCCCAATAAATCGTAACAGGTTCCGCTGTCCCTTGCCGCATCCGATCCTCAGATTTTTTTGATTTTATGACCAACTGCCCGGCTTGTTGTGTTATAATCACGTCGAAGACATTAAAACAGAATGGTTTAGGATAGAAAACAGCTCCCTGGCAGGGGTGCTGAAACTGTGTCCTCAGAGCAACGGAAATTATGACAGAATTGCGTTATACGGAAGAGGGTGTGGTCCGTGTCATCCGCGGATGCATCGTTCTTGTGGAAGGGTTCAAGAACTGCATCAACGGGCAGGTCATCCGGTTCGGTTACGGGACGTCCGGCATTATCCTGGGGTTTGATGAAAAAGAAGCCCAGGTTTTGATCGTCCGTCAGACCCGGATGCTTAAGACCGGGGACAAGGCCGTTGCCACGCTGGAGCCGTTCGTCACCCCCGTCGGAAATAAATTCATCGGTCGGATCCTGAACCCGTTGGGCGAACCTCTGGACGGCCTGGGGCCTCTGGAGGTGGACACCACCCGGCCCATCTTCATCGACGCCCCTTCGATCCTCAAGCGCAAAATCCTTAACAAGACACTGGAAACCGGCATCAAGGTTATCGACGCGATGATCCCCGTCGGGTTCGGACAGCGTGAGCTGATCCTGGGCGACAAGATGACGGGCAAGACGACCATCTGCACCGACGCCATTATCAACCAGAAACGGACCGGGGTCATCTGCATATACTGCGCCATCGGGAAGGCCAACTCCGCCCTGGGCAAGGTTGTTCAGCTTTTTCTGGATCATGGCTGCTTTGAATACACCACTATCGTGGCGGGCACGGCATCCGCTCCTTCGGGACAGCTTTATCTGTCTCCTTATGTGGCGGCTGCCGTCGGCGAACATTTCATGTTCCAGGGGAAGGACGTCCTGGTGATTTTTGACGACTTCACCAAGCATGCCTGGGCCTACCGTGAAATTTCCCTCCTCTTGGGGCGCGCCCCCGGCCGGGATTCCTACCCCGGAGATATTTTTTATCTTCATTCCAAACTTGTGGAACGGGCCGCGTTCTTGACGGATGATTTGGGCGGCGGCTCCATGACGCATCTTCCGATTGTCGAAACGCTGGAAGGCGACCTGACCGGGTATGTCCAGTCCAATCTGGTCTCCATGACCGACGGGCAGATATACACCAGCACTCCGCTGTTCGGCGAGGGGCAGAAGCCGGCGGTTGACCTGGGCCTGTCGGTGTCCCGCGTCGGGAGCAAGGTGCAGTGGCCGGTTGTCAAGAAGCTGAGCGGGGCCCTGCGTTTGGAATACCTTCAATACCGCGAAGTCCTTCGCGTGTCCAAGCTCAAGACGTCGGGACAGTCGGACGAAGCCGAAAACCAGATGAAGACCGGCGCCATTCTGACGGAACTCCTCAAGCAGGATCGCGATAAGCCGATCGCCATGGAGGCCCTGACGATCATTCTGTACGCTTACAACAAGAAAGTTCTGCATGAGCTGACGATTGAAGAAGTCAATATTTTTCAGGACGCGGCTCTCGGTTATTTTGAAAAACGGAAGCCGGAGCTCATCAAAAAAATGCGCGAAAAACGGGACCTGGACGATGAAATGAAAAAGGTCATCGATGAAGTCCTTGCGGTCTATGTCAAGGAGGTCAAGGACAAGCGTCCCAAGGAGGAAGACGAAGTCGAAGGCGGAGGCGATTCTGCCGTCGGTGTGGATGTCCTGGACCAGGCCACGTCCAAGAAGAAAGAGGGGGCCCCGGCCAAATAACGGGGAGCCTTATGGCGCGAGAATACCGGCCGACGTTTAAGCTGTCCATCATGACCCCGGAAGCCCTGCTGTATCAGAATGAAGTCGAGAGCGTTTTTCTGAACGGCGACTTGGGCGAATACGAACTGATGCCCTATCACTACCCGGTCCTGGGGGTCCTTCAGGAAGGGAATATCATCATCAACTGGCAGGAAGCCGTGCCTGTCAAGTTCGGACTGGTCAAATTTTTCGCCAACGATTGCATCATTCTCGTTGAGGAGCTGGAGCGGATCCGGCCCAAGAAGGTCAAGAAGGAAGAGGATATCGTCATCGAGGACGCCGACAAGAAGAACATCATCTGATCGGCCGCAGTTCAATCGAGGAGTCTTGCCGCCATGCAATGGGCAGAAACCCTGCTGATTGTTTCCGTTATGCTGATCGCCGTCCTGGGGCCTTCGGTGGTCATCGCGGTTTTGGGGTATTCTGTCATCAAGGCCCTGAGCCGTAACCCGTCGGCGGCGTCCAAAATTTTTATGGGCATGGTGATCATGCTGATTTTTGTGGAGGCGATATCCATCATCGCCATCCTGGTCGTCTTTCAGCTGTTCGGCAAATCGTAAAGTTTTGAGACGGAGGCCCCATGGATAGCACGATGTTGATTTTCGTCGTGTCCTGGTACGCGATCATGATTATCCCCTGCCTGGGGATCGGGTGGCTGGGGTCGAAGTTTATCAACAATCTGGGGCGGTACCCCAGCAAGACGCCGGTGCTGAACAAGAACATCATTTTCCCTTTGCTCGTCATTGAAGTGGTTTCGGTCACCTGCCTGTTGGTTTTTTTCAAGGCGCTTTTACCGGAAAATCTTTAAGGCATCCAATTTGAAGGGGGTCCCAAAATGTCATTCATGTGGATTGTCCAATTCCTCGTCCTGCAGACGATTTTTGTGGGGGTAGTGATTTTTATCCTGAAGCGGGTGTTGTTCAGCGACACCGAGAGCGCGGTCAACCGCCTGAATCGCGACACCGAGGCCGTCCGGGCCCAGCAGAAAGAGCTGGCGGACAAGATCAAGCTGGCGAACGAAGAATTGCAGAAGCGGCGCGCCGAGGCGGACGCCCTTGTCAAGAAGATGACCGAGGAAGCCGAGGAAAAGGCCAAGGAAGAGCGCGAGAAGCTGATCGTCAAGGCCCGTCAGGAAAGCGAGGAGATCATCAATAAGGCCCAGCGGACCCGGGATGATCTGCGCAAGAACATCGAGAAGGAGATGCAGGCGAAGACCGTGGATTTTGTCGAGGTGATCATCAATGAGGTCCTCAGCAAAAAGGCCAGGGGCGCGCTCAACGACACTTTGATTTCAGAATTTTTGGACAATCTTGATAAGACCGACATGGACATGCTCGGGGCCGCCGTTGATACCGCTGAGATTTTTACGGCCGAACCTTTGGCGGAACCGTTCCGGAACCGTTTATCGGAAATTTTGCAGAAGAAATTGGGGCGGACGGTCAAGATCACCGTTTCGGTTAACGCCAAGGTTTTAAGCGGGGCGATCTTGAGTTTCGGCAGCCTGAAGCTGGACGGCAGCCTGCAGAGCACCGTGAAGGAAGCCGGCACGTCGGTCAAAGACCGCATTGAAAAAGGGTTGCTTAATTTTTCCGCCTCATAGCCGCAGGGCAGGGGAGTCGCATGGGAAAAGCCAATAAGATCAAATCGGACCTGGAAGACATCACGGAGCTGGTCGAGATCATCCAGGTTTTGAAGGACGTCGCGGACACCAAGTTCCACCAGTTGGCGACCCGCAAGGACCGGTTCGCCCGTTTTGGGGAATCCTTTGTGGAGTTTTTCCGTATGATCAGCTTGTCGGAAGTCCGCCATCCCCTGGTCTCGAATGATAACCCCAAGGTGGGGATCGTCTGCATCTCTTCCGAGGCCGGGTTCATGGGGGACTTGAACGCCAAGGTCATCCGCCATGCCCTGGCCGAGAAGGAACGGTATCCGGACAGCGAACTGATCGCCGTGGGACGCAAGGGGGCCGAGAAGCTCGCACCTGTCGAGCCGAACATGAAGATCTTCCGGGACATCGAGGAAGTCGGCCTTTACGAAACGTCCATCCGCATCAAGGACTATATGATCGACCAGGTCATGGAGGGGCATCTGGGCAAGGTCATGGTGGTCTATCCCTGGTCAAAGAATTTTAACCTGCAGAAGCCCCGGACCGTCAAACTTTTGCCCTGCGATGAATTGTTGACCAAGCAGGCGGAGTTCGTGGATTCGATCGAAAAAGTCATCAACGAAAGCAATCCGGTGGACGTCATCAGTTACCTGGCCGACATGTGGCTGGTCTGCCGGATTTATGAAATGATGCATGATACCCAGATTTCCGAGGCCGCGGCCCAGTCGCAGCAGCTGGAGGCCAGCGTCCAGAAAATGAAGAAGGACAAGAAGGGCATCGCCGCGGCGTTTGCCAAAGCCAAAAAGGGCGACATCGACAAGGGTATGAGGGAAGTCTTTACATCCCGGATGATGACGAGGCGGTAAACGACGGCCTGATTTGCGGAACGAGAGTTCCTGGGCTCTCGCTCGGGATGTTGAGCGAAAGTCGAAGCAGGAACGCAAGTCAGAGCCGGAAATTCTTCCACCCCCTGCAAAGGGGCGTGCGGGGAGAGGGAACAAGAGGAGTTGAAAGTTGGAAAAACCAGCTGAACAACCAAAACCAACGCCGACGCAGGCCGCGGTCCCCGTCTCTGCTCCTGTGAAAGAATCCGCACAGCCCAAGGCAGATGCCAAGGGAACCAAGGACGAGCCTCGCCGCGGACTGGGGCGGGTCATCGCTGTTCAGGGGCCCGTTGTGGACGTCCGTTTCGACAATCCGGACGACACCCCCGCCCTTTACGATCTGATCGAGGTTTACACGTTCGACAAGAAAAAGATTTCTCTCCAGACGGCCGAGCATCTCCCCGGCGGCGTGGTCCGGACCGTTGCCCTGGTGGACACCCTGAACCTTCAACTCAATTCACCGGCGTATAACACGTTTCAACCCATCACGATCCCCATCGGCGATGAGTGTTTCGGCCGCGTCATGGACGCGGTCGGCAACCCCATCGACAACGAGGGGCCGATCAACACTCCCGCGCGCAGTCCTATCCGCATCCTGTTGAAGACCCACTCCTTCGATTTGAAGGAAAAAAAAGCGGCGAAAGCCGAGGTGCTGGAGACCGGGATGAAGTATATCGACCTGCTGTTCCCCCTGGTGAAAGGCGGGAAGACCGGGATTATCGGAGGCGCCGGTTGCGGGAAGACCGTCGTTATTTTGGAACTCATCAATAATATCGTCAAGGCCCACGGCGGGGCCTGCGTGTTCACGGGGATCGGGGAGCGCATCCGCGAAGGCAACGAGTTGTTTCACGAATTGAAAGACAACAACCTGCTCAAGAACGTTATGCTGGCCTACGGGCAGATGGACCAGCCGCCCGGTGCCCGCGCGGAGGTCGTGAACACGGGGATCACGCTCGCGGAATATCTGCAGGGAAAGAACAAGGACATCCTGCTGTTCATGGACAATCTCTACCGTTTTATCCAGGGGGGGCAGGAGGTTTCGACCCTTTTGGGCCGGGTCCCGGCGGAAACCGGGTATCAGCCGACGCTGGCCTCCGAGGTCAGCGGCGTTCAGGAGCGGATCCGTTCCATCAAGGGCGGCGGGTCTGTCACGGCCCTCCAGGCGGTTTACGTCCCTGCCGACGACATGACCGACCCCGCGGTCGTCGCGATTTTCAGTTACCTGGACGGGTCCATCGTCTTGTCCCGCGACCTGGTCCAGCGCGGGATGTACCCGGCCATCGACCCTTTGCAGAGCTCCTGCGCCAACCTCGATCCGAACGTCGTCGGGCAGAGGCATTACCAGCTGTCCCAGAAAACCATCCAGTATATCAACAAGTACAACGGTCTCAAAAGGATCGTCGCGGTCATCGGCGTGGAGGAGTTGAACAAAGAGGACCGCCTGATTTACGGCCGCGCGCAAAGAATGCTCAATTTTATGACACAGCCGTTTTCCGTCAGCGAAGTCTTCACCGGCAAGAAAGGGCAGTACGTCCATATCAACGAGAATCTGGACGGTGTCGAGGGGATCCTGACCGGAGTCTATGACAAGGTCAAGGTCTCGGACTTTTATATGATCGGAAAAGCCCCCAGTGTGTGAGGGGAAGATTTTTGGGGAAGTCTCCCGCCTTTATGATTAAGAATACAGATAAATTGTTCGCCGAAGAGCTGGTTAAAAAAGGCGTTTTTTCGCAGGCGGAGGCGGAGAAGCTTCTGGCCGCGCTTCAGCCCAACGAGACCCTCAAGGACGCTGTTCTCCGGACGGGCAAGCTCAATGAAAATCAGGTGCTGGAAACGCTGATGAGCGTTTTCCAGATGAAGACCGTCGATTGGAGGGCTGTCGCCGTCGACAAGGCTGTCCTCGAAAAAGTCCCGGTGCGGTTTGCCTGGTATTACAAGTTCATGCCGATCAAGATCGACGGCAAAATGCTGAGCCTGGCCACGTCGTATCCTTTGGACGTCAAGATCCAGGACGAGATCCGGGTGCACCTGGGACTTGAGCCGCAGATGCTCCTCGCCCGGGAAAGCGATGTCTCCAACGCCCTGAACAAACATTACGGCCTCGGCGCCGACACGATCAACCGTATCCTGTCCAAGGAATCAAAGTCCGCAACCGCTGCCCCCGCGGATCCGGGACAGGAGTCGTCATGGGTTGAGAACGTGGAGAAGGAGAGCGAGGATGCCTCGGTGGCCAAGCTGGTCAACCAGATCATCCTCGAGGCGTATAAAAAACGGGCGACGGACATCCATATCGAGCCCTACCGCAACAAGGTCCGGGTCCGCTACCGCATCGACGGGGTCCTGATGGACGCGAACCTGCCGCCGGCGGTCAAACATTTTTTGCCGTCCATCATCTCCCGCATCAAGATCATGGCGAACCTGAGCATTGTGGAAAAGCGCCTGCCCCAGGACGGGAGCACGGTCGTTTCCACCAAGGAGCAGGCGCTGGACCTGCGCATCTCCACCATCCCCACGCCCCACGGGGAGAGCATGGTCATCCGCATCCTGCCGACTAAGGTGACCCTTCTGAATTTGGAAAAATTGGGGCTGGACGCGCATTCCCTGAAAGTTTTCCGTTCCCTCATCAAGAAGCCCCACGGTATCATTCTTGTGACCGGGCCGACGGGGAGCGGCAAGACCACCACATTGTACGCCTGCCTCCAGGAGATCAATTCCGCCGAGAGAAAGATCATCACCATTGAAGATCCGGTCGAGTACGAGATGGAAGGCGCGACCCAGATCCAGGTGAACACGAAGGTCAACCTGGATTTCGCGACAGGGTTGCGAAGCGTTTTGCGGCATGATCCGGACGTGATCATGGTCGGCGAGATCCGCGACCTGGAGACCGCCGAGATCGCCATTCGCACCGCGCTCACCGGGCACCTGGTCTTTTCGACCCTGCATACCAATGACGCGGCCTCGGCCGTCACGCGCCTGATCGAAATGGGGCTGGAGCCGTTTTTGGTCGCCTCCAGCGTTGAGGCCTTCATCGCCCAGCGCCTGGTCAGGATCCTCTGTCCCAAGTGCAGGGAGGAGGTCAAGGACGCTCTGCCGGAAATCCGGGAAGAGATGGCGAAATCTCTGGGGCTGGCCAAGCCGGCGGACGCCAATATCTGGGCCGGGCGGGGGTGCGATCATTGCAATTTTACCGGC
The sequence above is a segment of the Candidatus Omnitrophota bacterium genome. Coding sequences within it:
- the atpA gene encoding F0F1 ATP synthase subunit alpha, which produces MTELRYTEEGVVRVIRGCIVLVEGFKNCINGQVIRFGYGTSGIILGFDEKEAQVLIVRQTRMLKTGDKAVATLEPFVTPVGNKFIGRILNPLGEPLDGLGPLEVDTTRPIFIDAPSILKRKILNKTLETGIKVIDAMIPVGFGQRELILGDKMTGKTTICTDAIINQKRTGVICIYCAIGKANSALGKVVQLFLDHGCFEYTTIVAGTASAPSGQLYLSPYVAAAVGEHFMFQGKDVLVIFDDFTKHAWAYREISLLLGRAPGRDSYPGDIFYLHSKLVERAAFLTDDLGGGSMTHLPIVETLEGDLTGYVQSNLVSMTDGQIYTSTPLFGEGQKPAVDLGLSVSRVGSKVQWPVVKKLSGALRLEYLQYREVLRVSKLKTSGQSDEAENQMKTGAILTELLKQDRDKPIAMEALTIILYAYNKKVLHELTIEEVNIFQDAALGYFEKRKPELIKKMREKRDLDDEMKKVIDEVLAVYVKEVKDKRPKEEDEVEGGGDSAVGVDVLDQATSKKKEGAPAK
- a CDS encoding ATP synthase F0 subunit C, whose amino-acid sequence is MQWAETLLIVSVMLIAVLGPSVVIAVLGYSVIKALSRNPSAASKIFMGMVIMLIFVEAISIIAILVVFQLFGKS
- a CDS encoding F0F1 ATP synthase subunit delta, whose translation is MSFMWIVQFLVLQTIFVGVVIFILKRVLFSDTESAVNRLNRDTEAVRAQQKELADKIKLANEELQKRRAEADALVKKMTEEAEEKAKEEREKLIVKARQESEEIINKAQRTRDDLRKNIEKEMQAKTVDFVEVIINEVLSKKARGALNDTLISEFLDNLDKTDMDMLGAAVDTAEIFTAEPLAEPFRNRLSEILQKKLGRTVKITVSVNAKVLSGAILSFGSLKLDGSLQSTVKEAGTSVKDRIEKGLLNFSAS
- a CDS encoding FoF1 ATP synthase subunit gamma, giving the protein MGKANKIKSDLEDITELVEIIQVLKDVADTKFHQLATRKDRFARFGESFVEFFRMISLSEVRHPLVSNDNPKVGIVCISSEAGFMGDLNAKVIRHALAEKERYPDSELIAVGRKGAEKLAPVEPNMKIFRDIEEVGLYETSIRIKDYMIDQVMEGHLGKVMVVYPWSKNFNLQKPRTVKLLPCDELLTKQAEFVDSIEKVINESNPVDVISYLADMWLVCRIYEMMHDTQISEAAAQSQQLEASVQKMKKDKKGIAAAFAKAKKGDIDKGMREVFTSRMMTRR
- the atpD gene encoding F0F1 ATP synthase subunit beta, whose translation is MEKPAEQPKPTPTQAAVPVSAPVKESAQPKADAKGTKDEPRRGLGRVIAVQGPVVDVRFDNPDDTPALYDLIEVYTFDKKKISLQTAEHLPGGVVRTVALVDTLNLQLNSPAYNTFQPITIPIGDECFGRVMDAVGNPIDNEGPINTPARSPIRILLKTHSFDLKEKKAAKAEVLETGMKYIDLLFPLVKGGKTGIIGGAGCGKTVVILELINNIVKAHGGACVFTGIGERIREGNELFHELKDNNLLKNVMLAYGQMDQPPGARAEVVNTGITLAEYLQGKNKDILLFMDNLYRFIQGGQEVSTLLGRVPAETGYQPTLASEVSGVQERIRSIKGGGSVTALQAVYVPADDMTDPAVVAIFSYLDGSIVLSRDLVQRGMYPAIDPLQSSCANLDPNVVGQRHYQLSQKTIQYINKYNGLKRIVAVIGVEELNKEDRLIYGRAQRMLNFMTQPFSVSEVFTGKKGQYVHINENLDGVEGILTGVYDKVKVSDFYMIGKAPSV
- a CDS encoding ATPase, T2SS/T4P/T4SS family, which codes for MIKNTDKLFAEELVKKGVFSQAEAEKLLAALQPNETLKDAVLRTGKLNENQVLETLMSVFQMKTVDWRAVAVDKAVLEKVPVRFAWYYKFMPIKIDGKMLSLATSYPLDVKIQDEIRVHLGLEPQMLLARESDVSNALNKHYGLGADTINRILSKESKSATAAPADPGQESSWVENVEKESEDASVAKLVNQIILEAYKKRATDIHIEPYRNKVRVRYRIDGVLMDANLPPAVKHFLPSIISRIKIMANLSIVEKRLPQDGSTVVSTKEQALDLRISTIPTPHGESMVIRILPTKVTLLNLEKLGLDAHSLKVFRSLIKKPHGIILVTGPTGSGKTTTLYACLQEINSAERKIITIEDPVEYEMEGATQIQVNTKVNLDFATGLRSVLRHDPDVIMVGEIRDLETAEIAIRTALTGHLVFSTLHTNDAASAVTRLIEMGLEPFLVASSVEAFIAQRLVRILCPKCREEVKDALPEIREEMAKSLGLAKPADANIWAGRGCDHCNFTGFYGRTAIYEMLVVSEEVRRSILGREKADDIKNLAIRQGMVSMRQDGWKKVQSGVTTPAEIMNVTVRDDDAPAAAPVPSGQPAARGTGEAKSRIVAPEVLSAKNEYELRAYARAAVRVGVRYQIVRQDEHNPSRLISDGIEHSSITKDLSAGGVRFVSGYTLPLGTILELKIQLEKTERSIDCLAKVCRVEDDSLSAMFSLVVYYLDMTSADRVKIDAFVKAKLAESPAAQVMD